From Deltaproteobacteria bacterium:
CGGTTGTAATCCGCGCCCATCATCCAGCCGTCCAGGTTGTGGGAAGCGCGCCCCGTAATCCGCCGGTGGTGACCCGGGTCAATGAAATCCGGACCCACCTTGAAGGCTTGAACCCTCAGGCCCCTGGCCTTCAGGGCGGCCATGATCCCCAATGCTGCGGTGGTCTTGCCGCACCCGCTGTGGGTTCCGGCGATGACAAAGGCTGGGATTCCCATCCCTTTTTCCTCCCTTAACATCATCGCGCCGCTGCCAATATCCTTTCCCAGTCGCAATGGGCCTCGAAATGATCCGCGAGACGATCGTACTGGTGAAAACGGCTTAGGCGGCCCTGCTTCGGACGCCTTTCCTTGAGCCCCTTCGCCCGCCTCAGCCTGTTAAGGAAGCTCGCGCGGAAACCTGGCCGATCGAAGAGCCCATGCACATAGGTTCCCATCACCCGGCCCTTCTCCCCGATCCACCCTTCTTCCCACGAAAAACCCTCACCGGGCCTGTGGATTCGGAGAAAGGGGCCGCCCGCCTTTTTCAGGGGCCTGGTGCGCCCCATGTGGATCTCATAGCCGCTCACCCTCTTTCGGTTCCAGAGGCACATCCCGCTTACCTTTTGAACCACCTTTTCGCTCTCCAGGACGGTCTCCAGGGGAAGCAGATCGAGACCCCGCACCTTCTCCCGGCTGGATTCCACTCCCCCAGGGTCGGCGATCCGCTTCCCCAGCAACTGATACCCACCGCAAAGGCCGAGAACCACTCCGCCTGCCCCGGTGAAGTCCCGTATCCTTTTCTTCCATCCTCTCTTTCCGAGCCAGAGGGCGTCTTCCATGACGTTTTTGGTCCCAGGTATGATGACGCAATCGTACCCCGAGGTCAGTTCAGCGGGCCGCCGTAGGTAGTTGACCACAACGTCTTCTTCCCTTTCGAGGATCTCCAGGTCTGTGAAATTGGAGATCGCGGGGAGCCCGATCACAGCGATATTCAAGGTGTTCGGGCCGATGGGCCTCCGGGTCCGCTTGTCCTCCTGGACCGCCACGGAATCCTCCGAATCGATGAAGATGTCGTTGAAGAAAGGAACCAGGCCCATCACCGGCCTTCCAGTCCTCTTCTCGATGAAATCGATTCCGGAATCGAAAAGCCGGGGATCGCCCCTGAACTTGTTGATCAGGAAGCCCGCCGTCAAGTTTCTTTCCTCCGGGTCCAGGAGAGCGAAGGTCCCAATGATCTGGGCGAAAACCCCGCCCCGATCTATATCCGCCACGAGGATGCAAGGGGCACCGGCCGCTTTGGCCATGGAAAAATTAACCAGGTCGTTTTCCTTCAGATTCATCTCGCAGCAACTCCCCGCGCCCTCCATGACGATGAAGTCGTATTCTCGGGCAAGAAGGGAGTAAGATTCCATTACGGCCTCTTTCAACCTCGGCTTGAACTCGTGGTACTCCTTCGCTCCCATCCGGCCCAGGACCTTTCCCTGCAGGACGACCTGGGCCCCCAGACCGCTGGAAGGCTTGAGAAGTATCGGATTCATGTGTACCGAGGGGAGCACCCCTGCAGCCTCGGCCTGGACCACCTGGGCCCTGCCGATCTCACCCCCCTCCACGGTCACGTAGGAATTGTTGGACATGTTCTGGGCCTTGAAGGGAGCGACCCGGTAACCCCTTCGCCGGAGGATCCTGCAGAATGCGGCGGCGGCAATGGACTTTCCCACGTCGCTTCCGGTTCCCAAGAACATTATGCCTTTGGCCATTGGACATTCCTTATTGAGTAGTGGGGGGCCGGTTTCACCATCACCCGCCCAAGGCCCCCTGGGCCGAGACCAGTCCGAGAAACACCGTCCCCACCGCAATCAGGGAGATCAACCGAAAGGCCTGGGTGGCGAACATCAAGGTGCCGCCCAAGCCTGGGCCGAACACGCCGATATAAACAGGCATCTGGTGGCGAAAGGCCCTCACGGGAGCGGCCACGATGTTTCCCACCAGCAGGGCCAGCACGGTCTGGGAGACATTCAGGGTCCCGGAGTCCAGCATCGCACCGGCTGCGGCGTACCCGGATGTGAATTCAGCGGCCAGGCTCACGATGATGATGGACATGGCGTCCACCGGGATCAATGCGGATCCGATCCCCTTGGCAAGGCCTTTTCTGACCCACTCAAAGAACCCGATGCCTGATATCCACATGATGACGCAATACACGGGAAGAACGATTACCATGACCCGAAGTAATCGGTTAAGAAATTTTTTTCGGAGTTCCAGCAAAAGCCCATACCAATCCCTCTGCTTTCTCTCCCTGTCATTGTGAAAAGGTCTTCCAGGTTTCGGAAGAAAGAAGCGTCCATAGAACAATACCGCTGCCAACCGCAGGAGCGCTGCGCCGAAGGTCAGGCCCAGGTACAGGGCCCCGGCTCTCCCCGCAAGGGGCACCAGGATGAAGAAGGTGGTGGGCAGGTGAAGAAAAAAAGAGGGGAAGGTATTCAAGAGCACCCCCACAATCACCTGCTTCCGCTCGATCTTTCCCTCCCGGTAAAAGGACATGAGCATGGAGATGGATGAGGTGCCCGAGAAGAAGGCCGTTGTAAAGGCGGCTCCCACATGGTGATCCAGGTGCCCCCATTTCATGATGGGGCGGGCCATTACGGAAATTCGATCCGTCCACCCCGCCATCTCGACAAAGTAACCCACGGCCAGGCCGGCGGATATGAAAAGAGTGAGCCTCAACAGGGGGCGGACCACCCCATCCAGGAACGACCTGAAGTCCTGGAGAGATACACCGCCCGGCAGCGCTCCGGCGAGAAGACCGGCGAAGGCCGCGACCGCCAAGAGGGAGACCAGGACATAGGGGAGGTAAGAAATTTTCTTCTTCATCCCACACCTTTTTTCCTTACCAAGATGAGAGAAAGATAGGGAGGGGTCTTGTCCGGATATTTCCTTAAATCATACACGATCTCCTCCCCCTCGAGTCCGCAACGGGATACCAGGATGGACCCTGAGGTCAGACCCAGTTCTTCGAGGGCTTCCCTTATCTCCCTGAAATTTCGGTATACCTTGAGAATCACGACATTGTCGGTCGTGTGAATCACTTCCTTGAGCCTGTCTGCGCCCAGGGCCCCGGAAACCACGGTGAAGGACTCCTCCGCCTCCGCCAGGGAACGACAGGTTGCGGCCGTGGCGGCCTGGTAAGACGTGATGCCCGGAATCACGACGATGGGGATCTCGGGCGCCGCCTCCCGGATGGCCCCCGCCGTATATCCGAAGGTGCTGTAAGTGGTCGGATCCCCCAGGGTAACGAAGGCCGCGTCTTTGCCCGCAAGCAGGACGTCCAGGAGCCTCCGTCCGTTCTCCCGCCAGGCCTCCTTCAGGGTTTCCCTCCTGCGGGTCATGGGAAATCCGAGAAGTCTTACGGGGATGTCTTTCTTCAGGTATCGAGACACGATCTCAGCGGCCAAAGACCCCTCATTCTTGGTGCTGGACGCGGCGAACACGACATCCACCTTTCTCAAAATCCTTACGGCCTTCATGGTGACAAGCTCAGGGTCTCCGGGTCCCACCCCGATTCCATAAAACGTTCCCGTCTTCATCGGTTATCCGTCTCCTCTCCCCCGGCGGCGGGTTCGCCCGGCCCCTCAAACCGATCGGGATAAAGGATCCTCGCTATCTCCCGAATACCTTCCAGGAGTCTCAGGGTGGGTCTGGAAACGATCTTTTCATCCACCAGGTACACCTCTCCTTCCCGCACCGCCCTGATGGCCCTAAACCCAGGTTCTTCCATAATCTGCCGGATGGTGACAGGGTTCATGGTCCCATGCTGGGCTAGATAGACATCGATTTCATCACCATGGGATAGGATGCGTTCCTTCCCATAGGCCGCGATATTCGTCTGTCTCACCGTCCGGGCGTCACCGGCCACGTTGATCCCCCCTGCACTCTTGAGGACGAACATAGCGATCGAAGAGGGCGAAAAGGTTTTCATCTTGCTGTGGATGGCCTCGAAGTAGACCCGTTTTCGCAGTCCCGGGGGAACCGTATCCAAACGGGAAGCAACCCATTGGAGCCCCCTCTTGAATGTATCGATCATCCTCGCGGCCTCCCGCTCCCTGCCTGTCAGGGTCCCCAGTTCCTTCCAGTAGCGAAACATCTCTTCCACGCTCTTCGGTTGAATCGACACCACCCGTATACCGGCGCCCCTCAGCTTGGAGACCAGTCCGGGATACCCATGCTCGATCATGGGCCTGATGAGCACCAGGTCCGGCTTGGCGGCCAGTAATCTCTCCGGATCATCGTGGTAACTGAACAGGGGTTTCACCCCCGCCCCCGGCGGACAGGCCTCTTTCTTCGAGACCCCGATGATCTCCTTACGGAGACCGAGAGAAAACAGGTTCTCAGTGTGGGCGGGATACAGAGATATGATCCGCCTGTAAGGCCTCCCGGCGGGAAAGTCCCGTTCCGGCCCGGTCTCCGGCCCGCCTGCGTATCCGCTAAAGGGTAAAGCCAAAAGCAAAAGGAGGAAAACCGGGCACGGAAAATGAAGGGCCGGTCTTTTCATAACGTTCCCCTCCTCTTGAAGATCACATGCCGTGAACAGGTGGCGGCGTCAACCGTTACCCTGGCCTCCACGTTGAAAACTTCTCCGATGTTTTTTTCGCTCAGGACCTCGTCCGTATCTCCTTCCGCGAACACCCTGCCCCCTTTCATGAAAATGATTCGGTCCGAATACAGGGAGGCCAGGATCAGATCGTGCATTACGGCTACAACGGTGTGATTCTCCGCTCTCACCCTTTTCGATACGAGATCGAGAAGGTCGAGGGTAAACCGGATATCCATGTTAGACGTTGCCTCATCCAGGATCAGGACCGGAGTCCTCTGGGCAAGGGCGCGAGCGAACACCACGCGCTGCTTTTCCCCGCCGCTCAGCTCCGTGATGAGCTTGTCCCTGAAGCCATACACGCCGGTTTCCCTCATGACCTCCCCCACGATCCTCAGGTCTTCGCCGGAGGGGGCCTCGAATCGCTTGATGAAGGGATGCCGCCCCATCATCACTACCTCCTGGACGGTGAAATCGAAGTAGACCTGAAAGTCCTGGGGAACGAGCGCCACCATTCGGGCGAGGGCCCTTTTCCTGTAAGAATCCACCCTGCGCCCGCGAAACCGGATCGTGCCGGACGCTGGTCTTTTTCGACCGGTAAGGAGATCCACCAGGGTGGTCTTGCCGCATCCGTTCGGCCCTACGATCACATAGAAAAGCCCGGGATCGATGGTGAAGGAAAGGTGTTCCAGTACGGGCTCCCTGCCGTAGGAGAAGCAGACGTCTTCGACCTCAAACAGGGATTTTTCATGCATGGATCCCTCGAGTCCCCCTTTTTCTGAAGATGTAGCAGAAGAAGGGCCCGCCGATGAGCGCGGTCAACACCCCGATGGGGATCTCCCTCGGCAGTATGGCCCTCGTTATTGTATCAGCCGATAGCAACAAGATCGCTCCGGCCAGGGCCGAGGCGGGCAGAAGCTTCCTGTTGTCAGCGCCTGCCAGAAACCGCAGAAGGTGAGGGACAATGAGACCGACGAAACCGATGATCCCGGAGACGGATACGCAAACGGCCGTCATGAAAGAGGCCGCCACCAGCAGGGACATCCTCACCCTGCTCGATGAAACACCCAGTGAATCGGCGGCCCGGTCACCCAG
This genomic window contains:
- a CDS encoding cobyric acid synthase, whose protein sequence is MAKGIMFLGTGSDVGKSIAAAAFCRILRRRGYRVAPFKAQNMSNNSYVTVEGGEIGRAQVVQAEAAGVLPSVHMNPILLKPSSGLGAQVVLQGKVLGRMGAKEYHEFKPRLKEAVMESYSLLAREYDFIVMEGAGSCCEMNLKENDLVNFSMAKAAGAPCILVADIDRGGVFAQIIGTFALLDPEERNLTAGFLINKFRGDPRLFDSGIDFIEKRTGRPVMGLVPFFNDIFIDSEDSVAVQEDKRTRRPIGPNTLNIAVIGLPAISNFTDLEILEREEDVVVNYLRRPAELTSGYDCVIIPGTKNVMEDALWLGKRGWKKRIRDFTGAGGVVLGLCGGYQLLGKRIADPGGVESSREKVRGLDLLPLETVLESEKVVQKVSGMCLWNRKRVSGYEIHMGRTRPLKKAGGPFLRIHRPGEGFSWEEGWIGEKGRVMGTYVHGLFDRPGFRASFLNRLRRAKGLKERRPKQGRLSRFHQYDRLADHFEAHCDWERILAAAR
- a CDS encoding nucleoside recognition protein, with amino-acid sequence MKKKISYLPYVLVSLLAVAAFAGLLAGALPGGVSLQDFRSFLDGVVRPLLRLTLFISAGLAVGYFVEMAGWTDRISVMARPIMKWGHLDHHVGAAFTTAFFSGTSSISMLMSFYREGKIERKQVIVGVLLNTFPSFFLHLPTTFFILVPLAGRAGALYLGLTFGAALLRLAAVLFYGRFFLPKPGRPFHNDRERKQRDWYGLLLELRKKFLNRLLRVMVIVLPVYCVIMWISGIGFFEWVRKGLAKGIGSALIPVDAMSIIIVSLAAEFTSGYAAAGAMLDSGTLNVSQTVLALLVGNIVAAPVRAFRHQMPVYIGVFGPGLGGTLMFATQAFRLISLIAVGTVFLGLVSAQGALGG
- the cobI gene encoding precorrin-2 C(20)-methyltransferase — encoded protein: MKTGTFYGIGVGPGDPELVTMKAVRILRKVDVVFAASSTKNEGSLAAEIVSRYLKKDIPVRLLGFPMTRRRETLKEAWRENGRRLLDVLLAGKDAAFVTLGDPTTYSTFGYTAGAIREAAPEIPIVVIPGITSYQAATAATCRSLAEAEESFTVVSGALGADRLKEVIHTTDNVVILKVYRNFREIREALEELGLTSGSILVSRCGLEGEEIVYDLRKYPDKTPPYLSLILVRKKGVG
- a CDS encoding ABC transporter substrate-binding protein; its protein translation is MKRPALHFPCPVFLLLLLALPFSGYAGGPETGPERDFPAGRPYRRIISLYPAHTENLFSLGLRKEIIGVSKKEACPPGAGVKPLFSYHDDPERLLAAKPDLVLIRPMIEHGYPGLVSKLRGAGIRVVSIQPKSVEEMFRYWKELGTLTGREREAARMIDTFKRGLQWVASRLDTVPPGLRKRVYFEAIHSKMKTFSPSSIAMFVLKSAGGINVAGDARTVRQTNIAAYGKERILSHGDEIDVYLAQHGTMNPVTIRQIMEEPGFRAIRAVREGEVYLVDEKIVSRPTLRLLEGIREIARILYPDRFEGPGEPAAGGEETDNR
- a CDS encoding ABC transporter ATP-binding protein; translated protein: MHEKSLFEVEDVCFSYGREPVLEHLSFTIDPGLFYVIVGPNGCGKTTLVDLLTGRKRPASGTIRFRGRRVDSYRKRALARMVALVPQDFQVYFDFTVQEVVMMGRHPFIKRFEAPSGEDLRIVGEVMRETGVYGFRDKLITELSGGEKQRVVFARALAQRTPVLILDEATSNMDIRFTLDLLDLVSKRVRAENHTVVAVMHDLILASLYSDRIIFMKGGRVFAEGDTDEVLSEKNIGEVFNVEARVTVDAATCSRHVIFKRRGTL